The proteins below are encoded in one region of Rhododendron vialii isolate Sample 1 chromosome 7a, ASM3025357v1:
- the LOC131334671 gene encoding uncharacterized protein LOC131334671, which produces MKEEKHGPLKSQQIEKQKEKLDGLQKKQHFDQKKERWFKKTENVQMNEEKHGQLQSQQNEKQKEKLDDLQKKPHFDKKKEKWLKKTEHGQMNEEEHGQLESQQNGNNKKKLGVLICMCNAKTKPDCFHYSLMGLPIGNKELVLGIKPGLKLFLYDFDLKLLYGIYTASSNGGLKLEPAAFGGGFPAQVRFSVYQDCFPLPESVFKRAIKENYDKKNRFNTELTDVQVEKLTELFRPAEVHLHAPPLGPTAMAAIQDSNLHTYDEGRRYSGQHLMYGSVPSMEREDISQNHFPSENEYRTYSLRGERLKFTPPRSQIAPPLEPHLDPVRQHLLMHPGYQYTDAAPAQVQLTTRHDVHIASENQTYGPFPRQELRSSTSLAATTSASIVDPYSKIAYTYPHGGSYLDLYRPPSGGEEVPLLGSHSFTGRGESYLTESTHLRRPENVDTATLYSTYASNALSEYNQITKHQVVGPQSSLAPVSSRYSFAGPSLSHR; this is translated from the exons ATGAAGGAAGAAAAGCATGGTCCATTGAAAAGTCAACAGATTGAAAAGCAGAAAGAGAAGCTTGATGGTTTGCAAAAGAAGCAACATTTTGATCAGAAGAAAGAAAGGTGGTTCAAGAAGACCGAAAACGTTCAAATGAATGAAGAAAAGCATGGTCAGTTGCAAAGCCAACAGAATGAAAAGCAGAAAGAGAAGCTCGATGATTTGCAAAAGAAGCCACATTTTgataagaagaaagaaaagtggCTCAAGAAGACCGAACATGGCCAAATGAATGAAGAAGAGCATGGTCAGTTGGAAAGCCAACAGAACggaaacaataaaaagaagCTTGGTGTTTTGATTTGCATGTGTAATGCAAAGACAAAACCGGACTGTTTCCATTATAGCCTTATGGGTTTACCAATCGGTAACAAAGAGCTAGTGTTGGGCATCAAGCCAGGGCTCAAGCTTTTCCTCTATGATTTTGATCTCAAGCTTTTGTACGGGATCTATACAGCATCCTCTAATGGTGGCTTGAAACTGGAGCCAGCAGCTTTTGGTGGGGGATTCCCTGCTCAG GTGCGCTTCAGTGTTTACCAAGATTGTTTTCCCCTCCCAGAGAGTGTCTTCAAAAGGGCTATTAAGGAAAACTACGACAAAAAGAACCGGTTTAATACGGAACTTACAGACGTACAA GTTGAGAAGCTCACAGAACTTTTTAGGCCTGCTGAAGTGCATTTACATGCACCACCCTTGGGCCCCACCGCAATGGCAGCAATTCAAGATTCAAATCTTCATACCTACGATGAAGGTAGGAGGTACAGTGGTCAGCATCTTATGTACGGAAGTGTTCCTTCAATGGAGAGAGAAGATATCtctcaaaatcattttcctagtGAAAATGAATATCGAACTTACAGTCTTCGTGGGGAACGACTGAAGTTCACTCCACCTAGAAGTCAAATTGCTCCTCCTTTGGAACCTCACTTGGATCCCGTAAGACAGCACCTTCTGATGCACCCAGGTTATCAGTATACAGATGCTGCCCCTGCACAAGTACAGCTAACCACTCGTCATGATGTGCATATAGCGTCTGAAAACCAGACTTACGGTCCTTTTCCAAGACAGGAACTGCGGTCTTCAACTTCCCTTGCAGCGACAACTTCGGCATCTATTGTAGACCCTTACTCGAAGATTGCTTATACTTACCCGCATGGTGGTTCATATTTGGACTTGTATCGGCCACCTTCGGGGGGAGAGGAGGTACCTTTATTAGGATCTCATTCTTTCACTGGAAGGGGAGAATCTTACCTGACTGAGTCTACTCACTTGAGAAGGCCAGAAAATGTTGATACTGCAACGTTGTACTCAACCTATGCTTCCAATGCGTTATCCGAGTATAACCAAATTACTAAACATCAGGTAGTTGGGCCTCAATCTTCACTTGCACCAGTTTCGTCTCGCTACTCTTTTGCAGGTCCATCTTTGTCTCATCGCTGA
- the LOC131333661 gene encoding uncharacterized protein LOC131333661, whose product MRSLLCGTMLKLLYPRLCALGGDKISRCLYEQTSRFHSGQPLFLPRSFFGVEDYLDDDNSRPYTYQKGKKSKNPDKHVSFKQRTIAYMEPFTLDVFISKRFVSASLTHRVTSKQVAVAGTNSNDIKAMLKSRSDIPACLAVGRILSERAREADVYTASYTPRERDKFEGKIRAVVQSLIDNGIDVKVYLD is encoded by the exons ATGAG GAGTTTGCTTTGTGGGACAATGTTAAAACTTTTATACCCCAGATTGTGTGCACTTGGAGGTGATAAAATTAGCCGTTGCCTTTATGAACAAACCAGTCGTTTTCACAGTGGACAG CCCCTTTTTCTGCCAAGAAGCTTTTTCGGCGTGGAGGATTATCTGGATGATGACAACAGCCGGCCATACACTTACCAGAAGGGGAAGAAGTCAAAGAATCCAGACAAGCATGTCTCATTCAAACAGCGTACAATAGCTTACATGGAACCATTCACACTTGATGTCTTCATTTCTAAGCGCTTTGTCTCAGCCTCACTCACACACAGGGTAACAAGCAAGCAGGTCGCAGTTGCTGGTACCAACTCTAACGACATCAAGGCAATGCTCAAGTCCCGGTCGGATATACCCGCTTGTTTGGCAGTTGGGCGAATTTTATCAGAGAGAGCAAGAGAAGCTGATGTGTACACTGCTTCTTATACTCCGAGGGAGAGGGACAAGTTTGAAGGAAAGATTAGAGCGGTTGTCCAGTCTCTCATTGACAATGGTATTGATGTCAAAGTCTATCTTGATTGA
- the LOC131332908 gene encoding uncharacterized protein LOC131332908 — MSSLTQRILLGEFDGSSSDDDEIAMAQLNMAKQYRKFQRRRQQGGHVGFTIGRAWIPRDRVVTDQRLNADYFCEYPLYDEKLFQQRFLMSRPLFYKILGKLQQHDVTFVQRNDATGAAGLSGIQKMTAALKMMAYGTPADSLDEYLKIGESTAVDSIQSFCRDVISIF, encoded by the coding sequence atgagCAGTTTAACCCAAAGAATATTACTGGGAGAATTTGATGGATCTTCCTCCGATGATGATGAGATTGCAATGGCGCAATTGAACATGGCCAAGCAATAccgaaaatttcaaagaagacGCCAACAAGGAGGTCATGTTGGTTTTACAATCGGTCGAGCCTGGATCCCCCGTGACAGAGTTGTTACCGACCAACGACTCAATGCTGATTACTTTTGTGAGTATCCGCTCTATGACGAAAAGTTGTTTCAACAACGTTTTCTAATGAGTCGACCCTTATTTTACAAGATCTTGGGTAAACTCCAACAACATGACGTGACGTTCGTCCAAAGGAATGATGCGACGGGAGCTGCAGGTCTTTCTGGTATCCAAAAAATGACAGCAGCTCTGAAGATGATGGCATACGGGACGCCTGCTGATAGTCTTGATGAGTATCTCAAGATTGGGGAAAGTACAGCAGTTGACTCTATTCAAAGCTTCTGTAGAGACGTTATCTCCATTTTTTGA